One Enterobacteriaceae endosymbiont of Donacia tomentosa genomic window, GATATTTGTATTCCTTTTAAAGTAAAACAATCATCTTCTGTTATAACTAAATCTTGTGCAACATCTACTAATCTACGAGTTAAATATCCCGAATTCGCGGTTTTTAAAGCAGTATCGGCTAATCCTTTTCTAGCACCATGAGTAGAAATAAAATATTGTAAAACATTCAATCCTTCTCTAAAATTAGCAATAATTGGGGTTTCAATAATTGAACCATCTGGTTTTGCCATCAATCCTCTCATGCCAGCAAGCTGTCTAATTTGAGCTGCAGACCCTCTAGCCCCAGAATCTGCCATCATAAAAATGTTATTAAAAGAACTTTGTTTAACTAGATTTCCCTTTTTATCAAGTACTTTTTCAATTGATAAATTTTTCATCATAACTTTAGCAACTTTTTCATTTGCAGCTGCCCAAATATCAATAACTTTATTATATCTTTCGCCAGCTGTTACAAGTCCAGATTGAAACTGCTCTTGAATTTCTGTTACTTCAGAATCAGCTTCAGCAATAATTTTTGTTTTATTTTTAGGAATTATAATATCATCAATTCCTACAGATGAACCTGATTTAGCTGCATAGTAAAATCCAGTATACATAATTTCATCAGCAAAAATAACTGTAGATTTTAATCCTAAAACTCGATAACATACATTTAATATTTGTGAGATATCTTTTTTCCCTAAAGTTTTATTAATCATATAATACGGTATTCCTTTAGGAACATGATTCCAAAAAATAGCTCTACCAATAGTTGTATTTATAATAATATTATTTTTAATCCATGAGTTTGTTGCTGAATTTTTAGTATATTCTTCTATTTTTACCTTTACACAAGCATGTAAATCAGCTTGTCCTGTGATATAAACACGTTCAGCTTCATTTGAGTCTGTTAATATCATCCCTTCACCTTTTGCATTTACTTTATCCTTAGTCATATAATATAATCCTAAAACTACATCTTGTGATGGGACTATAATAGGCTCTCCATTAGCAGGAGATAAAATATTATTAGTAGACATCATAAGAATTCTAGCTTCTAATTGAGCTTCTAAGGTTAGAGGTACATGTACAGCCATTTGATCACCATCAAAATCTGCATTATAAGCAGCACAAACTAAGGGATGTAATTGTATTGCTTTCCCTTCAATTAAAATAGGTTCAAAAGCCTGTATTCCTAATCTATGTAAAGTCGGAGCTCTATTTAATAAAATAGGATGTTCTTTTATAACTTCATCTAAAACATCCCAAACTATGGGTTCTTCTCGTTCTACCATTTTTTTTGCTGCTTTAATAGTTGTTGCTAATCCTTTAATTTCTAATTTACCATATATAAATGGTTTAAATAATTCTAATGCCATTTTTTTAGGTAAACCACACTGGTGTAAATGTAAATAAGGTCCTACTGTTATTACTGATCTTCCTGAATAATCTACCCTTTTCCCCAATAAATTTTGTCGAAATCGACCCTGCTTACCTTTAATCATGTCAGCTAATGATTTTAAAGGACGTTTATTAGATCCTATAATTGCCTTTCCTCTTCTACCATTATCAAGTAGTGCATCCACAGCTTCCTGTAACATACGTTTTTCATTTTTTATGATAATATCAGGTGCTGATAATTCCAATAAACGTTTTAATCTATTATTACGATTAATAACACGACGATATAAGTCGTTTAAATCAGATGTGGCAAATCTTCCTCCATCTAAAGGTACTAATGGTCTTAAATCAGGAGGTAAAACAGGTAATACTGTCATTATCATCCATTCTGGTTTATTACCTGAATTAATAAAAGACTCTAATAGTTTTATTCTTTTAGAAATTTTCTTTCTTTTAGTTTCAGAATTAGTATTATTTAATTCATTACGTAATGATTTACATTCATGTTTTAAATTAATATTTTTTAATAGTGATTGTATAGCTTCTGCACCCATTTTTGCTTCAAATTCATCACCAAATTCTTCTAAAGCATTAAAATATTGTTCTTCTGATAAAATCTGTTTTTTATTCAATGAAGACATCCCTTCTTCGATTACAACATATGATTCAAAATATAGTACTTTTTCTATATCTTTTAAAGGCATATCCAGTAATAATCCTATTCTAGAAGGCAATGATTTTAAAAACCATATATGAGCAATAGGAGATGATAATTCAATATGCCCCATTCTATCTCTTCTTACTTTAGTTTGTGTTACTTCTACTCCGCATTTTTCACAAACAACCCCTCTATGTTTTAAACGTTTATATTTACCACATAAACATTCATAATCTTTTATAGGTCCAAAAATACGCGCACAAAATAAACCATCTCTTTCAGGTTTAAAAGTACGATAATTAATTGTTTCAGGTTTTTTTACTTCTCCATAAGACCAAGATCTAATCATTTCAGAAGAAGCTAAAGAAAGTTTTATTGCATTAAATTCTACTGTTTTATTTTGTGATTTTAAAAATTTAAATAAATTCTTCACAAATTTATTACCTCAATCATCTTATTAATTAACAAAAATTTTTAAAATATTAATCATTAAATGATGTTTAATTGCTCATTACTTATTTTCTAAATTAATATTTATACCTAATGAACGTATTTCTTTAAGTAAAACATTGAAAGATTCAGGTATACCTGGGTCCATTTTATGATTCCCATCAACGATATTTTTATACATCTTTGTTCTACCATTTACATCATCAGATTTTATTGTAAGCATTTCTTGTAAAGTGTATGCTGCACCATATGCTTCTAATGCCCAAACTTCCATTTCCCCAAATCTTTGACCACCAAATTGAGCTTTTCCTCCTAATGGTTGTTGTGTGACTAAACTATATGATCCTGTGGATCTAGCATGCATTTTGTCATCTACTAAATGATTGAGTTTTAACATATACATATAACCTACAGTAACTTCCCTTTCAAAGGGTTCTCCAGTACGCCCATCATATAATTTAATTTGTCCAGAAGTAGGTAAATCTGCCAATTTTAATAATTGTTTAATTTCATTTTCTTTTGCACCATCGAAAACAGGTGTTGCTATTGGCATCCCTATTTTTAAATTTTTTGCTAAAGAAAATATTTCTGCATCAGTAAATTTTTTTAAATTAATTTTTTGATAAGTATTATTACCAATATCATATGCTTTTTGAAGAAAAGAA contains:
- the rpoC gene encoding DNA-directed RNA polymerase subunit beta' — protein: MKNLFKFLKSQNKTVEFNAIKLSLASSEMIRSWSYGEVKKPETINYRTFKPERDGLFCARIFGPIKDYECLCGKYKRLKHRGVVCEKCGVEVTQTKVRRDRMGHIELSSPIAHIWFLKSLPSRIGLLLDMPLKDIEKVLYFESYVVIEEGMSSLNKKQILSEEQYFNALEEFGDEFEAKMGAEAIQSLLKNINLKHECKSLRNELNNTNSETKRKKISKRIKLLESFINSGNKPEWMIMTVLPVLPPDLRPLVPLDGGRFATSDLNDLYRRVINRNNRLKRLLELSAPDIIIKNEKRMLQEAVDALLDNGRRGKAIIGSNKRPLKSLADMIKGKQGRFRQNLLGKRVDYSGRSVITVGPYLHLHQCGLPKKMALELFKPFIYGKLEIKGLATTIKAAKKMVEREEPIVWDVLDEVIKEHPILLNRAPTLHRLGIQAFEPILIEGKAIQLHPLVCAAYNADFDGDQMAVHVPLTLEAQLEARILMMSTNNILSPANGEPIIVPSQDVVLGLYYMTKDKVNAKGEGMILTDSNEAERVYITGQADLHACVKVKIEEYTKNSATNSWIKNNIIINTTIGRAIFWNHVPKGIPYYMINKTLGKKDISQILNVCYRVLGLKSTVIFADEIMYTGFYYAAKSGSSVGIDDIIIPKNKTKIIAEADSEVTEIQEQFQSGLVTAGERYNKVIDIWAAANEKVAKVMMKNLSIEKVLDKKGNLVKQSSFNNIFMMADSGARGSAAQIRQLAGMRGLMAKPDGSIIETPIIANFREGLNVLQYFISTHGARKGLADTALKTANSGYLTRRLVDVAQDLVITEDDCFTLKGIQISSIVTGGDIKEPLRERVLGRVTAENIFKPGLNEILIYRNTLLNEKYCDLLEKNTVDSIKVRSVVSCETNFGVCAYCYGRDLARGHIINKGEAIGVIAAQSIGEPGTQLTMRTFHIGGAASRSATTSSIQVKDKGIINLTNIKSVINSDGKLVVISRNAKLKILNEFNKIIENYKIPYGAVITKKNGSNVVAGEIVAYWDPHTMPIISEVNGIIKFVDMLEGQTVIKQTDDLTGLSSIVVLDSSERSAIGKDFRPMIKIIDHNKEDVIIPGTDMPAHYFLPNKSIIHLQDGIKINAGDILAKVPQESGGTRDITGGLPRVADLFEARKPKDSAILAEISGIISFGKETKGKRRIIIIPINGNKEPYEEMIPKWRQLNVLEGELINKGDIISDGPESPHDILRLRGVNAVTNYIINEVQDVYRLQGVKINDKHIEVIIRQMLRKATIVKMGDSNFLEGEQIEVSLIKIKNKKLKKEGKKTASYVRNLLGITKASLATSSFISAASFQETTRVLTESSVSGKYDELKGLKENVIVGRLIPAGTGYSYHIKHINKKKINNKNENTSSVDSASANLTELLNAN